Proteins encoded together in one Branchiostoma lanceolatum isolate klBraLanc5 chromosome 11, klBraLanc5.hap2, whole genome shotgun sequence window:
- the LOC136445136 gene encoding uncharacterized protein, with product MFHQGTDYAESGGLSDVTREVLYVLSNREALRQWTRGTALLRMHVCCILLICLHVSYVNGDIGLELSAEELKKTQAVIKRKFETFEATDLSFRCLADFYIHTINEASKRIAGKLIGKFKDLVMQAREASRINGPTTTKQLVKDICRADEYDQHIVLSHLADMAYDSETALEIFQRVVYKLTQTYGGSRADRLFILITEMFVKILQTTKRPDLCCIALRPPPPTNGKRKTRLGLAELWYEQQFHQGSARLAVEVICKLLLHHPQPTVRETMARRLAMRQGGRADDIEWEDLVPIEAKHISDQYKMLGLRIVTHQPTPCQDLEGHVVWKGTTTHGNVAVKVCVGVGLEIDLLSQHCS from the exons ATGTTTCATCAAGGCACGGACTACGCCGAGTCTGGCGGCCTGAGTGACGTCACTAGGGAGGTGCTGTACGTCCTGTCCAATAGGGAAGCCCTGAGACAGTGGACCCGCGGCACCGCCCTTCTGCGCATGCACGTGTGCTGCATCCTGCTCATCTGCCTCCACGTCTCCTACGTCAACGGCGACATCGGTCTGGAGCTCTCTGCCGAGGAACTGAAGAAGACTCAAGCCGTCATCAAGCGCAAGTTTGAAACCTTCGAAGCGACGGATCTAAGCTTCCG atGCCTTGCTGATTTCTACATCCACACCATCAACGAAGCTTCCAAGCGGATCGCTGGAAAGTTGATCGGAAAGTTCAAAGACCTAGTGATGCAG GCGCGAGAGGCGAGCAGAATAAACGGACCGACAACGACGAAGCAGCTCGTCAAAGACATCTGCAGAGCCGATGAGTACGACCAGCACATCGTGCTGTCACATCTGGCTGACATG GCGTATGATTCAGAGACTGCCCTGGAAATCTTCCAGCGAGTGGTGTACAAACTCACGCAGACGTACGGTGGGTCCAGGGCGGACAGGCTCTTCATCCTGATCACCGAGATGTTCGTCAAGATACTCCAGACTACCAAGAGGCCAG ATCTATGCTGCATTGCGCTTCGCCCTCCCCCTCCCACGAACGGAAAGAGAAAGACGCGGCTGGGGTTAGCCGAGCTGTGGTACGAGCAGCAGTTCCACCAGGGCAGTGCGCGCCTGGCTGTGGAGGTCATCTGTAAACTGCTGTTACATCATCCACAG CCGACAGTCCGTGAGACGATGGCTCGCCGTCTAGCGATGCGCCAAGGAGGACGTGCGGACGATATTGAGTGGGAGGACTTAGTTCCGATTGAG GCTAAACACATCAGCGACCAGTACAAAATGCTGGGCCTGCGCATTGTCACCCACCAGCCGACACCGTGTCAAGACCTGGAGGGTCACGTGGTCTGGAAGGGGACCACGACGCACGGCAACGTTGCTGTTAAGGTATGTGTTGGCGTTGGTTTGGAGATTGATCTCTTGTCACAACATTGCAGCTGA
- the LOC136445299 gene encoding uncharacterized protein, with product MHKPIRAVLIGFALCCYLFTIFINIISSNLGIELVNYKFFSRAALSKDIYAIRDWFQASIGNTTARFQFDFTPAGWVFTLWAVIFFWNLIWHFYALTTICRRYKHEYVYVFPNALPTPFWVAWIINLGLNIGWQFLFDGRHMIPAAVFMALIVISLIVCLATTYFRTCRDGAWMKDNMPGDLYAVRLLCHNGLGIYITFATVLFFLNLGICLIWWGAGANQVDVTTGLFSGLAFLMLVWFVLENFTPLEPYCRYTLTIWPTLIVALTAIFIHRRAPVGGTIPADFWNSNDRNDIYNAVLLGVACLFCLLRFIIVLVLHRRKPIDYGMY from the exons ATGCACAAGCCGATCCGCGCCGTGCTGATAGGGTTCGCCCTGTGCTGTTACCTGTTCACCATCTTCATTAACATCATCTCATCCAACTTAGGAATAGAGCTAG TGAACTACAAGTTCTTTAGTCGAGCAGCGCTCTCTAAGGATATATATGCGATCAGAG ACTGGTTCCAGGCGTCCATCGGAAACACCACAGCGAGGTTCCAGTTCGACTTCACCCCGGCCGGCTGGGTCTTCACGCTCTGGGCAGTCATCTTCTTTTGGAACCTCATCTGGCACTTCTACGCGCTTACAACTATCTGTCGCAG GTACAAACATGAGTACGTGTACGTGTTTCCTAACGCCCTCCCCACGCCGTTCTGGGTGGCCTGGATCATAAACCTGGGCCTGAACATCGGCTGGCAGTTCCTGTTCGACGGGCGGCATATGATCCCCGCCGCCGTGTTCATGGCGCTCATCGTCATCTCTCTCATCGTCTGCCTGGCGACCACGTACTTCCGCACCTGCCGCGACGGCGCCTGGATGAAGGACAACATGCCG GGCGATCTGTACGCAGTGCGGCTCCTGTGCCACAACGGCCTGGGCATCTACATCACCTTCGCCACCGTGCTGTTCTTCCTCAACCTCGGCATCTGTCTGATCTGGTGGGGAGCGGGGGCAAACCAG GTTGACGTGACCACGGGCCTGTTCTCCGGGCTGGCGTTCCTGATGCTGGTGTGGTTCGTGCTGGAGAACTTCACCCCGCTGGAGCCGTACTGCCGCTACACGCTCACTATCTGGCCCACACTCATCGTGGCGCTCACCGCCATCTTCATCCACCGTCGGGCGCCGGTTGGTGGCACT ATCCCCGCTGATTTCTGGAACTCGAACGACCGTAACGACATCTACAACGCCGTGCTGCTGGGCGTGGCCTGCCTGTTCTGCCTGCTCCGCTTCATCATCGTGCTGGTGCTGCATCGCAGGAAGCCCATCGACTACGG AATGTACTGA